In Lacrimispora indolis DSM 755, a genomic segment contains:
- the dapF gene encoding diaminopimelate epimerase, producing MNITLEKYHGLGNDYLIFDPNKNELELTEESVRLICNRNFGVGSDGLLVGPILGQDKLELKILNPDGSEAELSGNGVRIFGKYLKDAGYVQKNRFIVNTLSGQQTIQYLNEDGTKIKVSMGKLSFYSDEIPVTGPRREVLNETMMFGSIPYRVTCVTIGNPHCVIWLNDISKELACRIGKHSETADYFPEKINTELLRVVDRTNIEIEIYERGAGYTLASGTSGCAAAGAAYRMGLTDPKMYVHMPGGVLEVEIEKDGGVLMTGEVGYVGRFILSHEMTEQLRALQ from the coding sequence ATGAATATCACTTTGGAAAAATATCACGGACTGGGAAATGATTATCTGATCTTTGACCCCAATAAAAATGAACTGGAGCTGACAGAGGAAAGCGTCCGCCTGATCTGCAACCGGAATTTTGGAGTGGGGTCTGACGGGCTTTTGGTAGGGCCGATCCTGGGCCAGGATAAGCTGGAGCTAAAGATTTTAAATCCTGATGGAAGCGAAGCGGAGTTAAGCGGAAACGGTGTACGGATCTTTGGAAAGTACTTAAAGGATGCCGGATACGTGCAGAAGAACCGCTTTATTGTCAACACATTAAGCGGACAGCAGACCATTCAGTACTTAAACGAAGATGGAACCAAAATAAAAGTTTCTATGGGAAAGCTGAGCTTTTACAGCGATGAAATTCCTGTGACAGGACCGAGGCGGGAGGTGCTTAATGAAACCATGATGTTTGGAAGCATCCCTTACCGGGTCACCTGTGTGACCATAGGAAATCCTCACTGCGTCATCTGGCTGAATGACATATCAAAGGAACTGGCCTGCCGGATCGGAAAGCATTCGGAGACAGCTGATTATTTCCCGGAAAAGATCAATACAGAGCTTTTAAGGGTGGTGGACAGGACCAATATAGAAATTGAGATTTACGAGCGGGGAGCCGGGTATACCCTGGCATCGGGGACCAGCGGCTGTGCTGCCGCAGGAGCGGCTTACCGCATGGGACTTACTGATCCTAAAATGTATGTGCACATGCCCGGAGGAGTGCTTGAGGTGGAGATTGAAAAGGATGGCGGCGTGCTGATGACAGGGGAAGTGGGCTATGTAGGAAGATTTATCCTTTCCCATGAGATGACGGAGCAGCTGCGGGCACTGCAGTAA
- a CDS encoding D-alanine--D-alanine ligase family protein — translation MKIVVLAGGFSPEREVSLSSGAMITNALMKNGHEVYLLDSYLGVADGEEVCFESLKEGTDLSREIGKGVPELDRLAKERKGKGYIGNRVIEICRKADVVFLALHGGAGENGQIQAVLDAYGISYTGTGYEGCLKAMDKPMAKLLMRESGILTPDWRLYTRGEPLEPFSFPCVVKPCGCGSSVGVTMADGKEQWKQALDSAFAYEDRILAEVKIIGREFSVGILGERALPAIEIIPKAGFYDYQNKYQAGMTEEICPAKLTAKEEEAMGQIALKVHRILGLGYYSRVDFLMAENGSMYCLEANTLPGMTPFSLLPQEAKAAGISYEELCEDIVRHGITLQVCPDDQKRGQ, via the coding sequence ATGAAAATCGTTGTGTTAGCGGGCGGCTTCAGCCCGGAAAGAGAAGTTTCATTATCCTCAGGAGCCATGATCACAAACGCTCTGATGAAGAACGGTCATGAGGTTTACCTGCTGGATTCTTATTTGGGAGTGGCCGATGGGGAAGAGGTTTGTTTTGAAAGCCTGAAAGAAGGTACAGATCTTTCCAGGGAAATCGGCAAAGGTGTACCGGAGCTTGACCGCCTGGCAAAGGAGCGGAAGGGAAAAGGATATATTGGGAACAGGGTTATTGAAATCTGCAGGAAGGCAGACGTGGTATTTCTGGCCCTCCACGGAGGCGCAGGGGAAAACGGGCAAATACAGGCAGTTCTTGATGCCTATGGAATTTCCTATACAGGCACCGGTTATGAAGGCTGTTTAAAAGCCATGGATAAGCCTATGGCAAAACTGCTGATGAGGGAATCAGGCATATTGACACCGGACTGGCGCCTTTATACCAGAGGGGAACCTTTGGAACCATTTTCATTCCCCTGTGTGGTAAAACCATGCGGCTGCGGTTCCAGTGTGGGCGTTACCATGGCAGATGGGAAGGAACAATGGAAGCAGGCCCTTGATTCTGCCTTTGCTTATGAAGACCGGATACTGGCGGAAGTAAAAATTATAGGCAGGGAGTTTTCTGTTGGCATCCTGGGGGAGAGGGCCCTTCCTGCAATTGAGATCATACCGAAGGCGGGGTTCTATGATTATCAAAATAAGTACCAGGCGGGTATGACGGAGGAGATCTGTCCGGCGAAGCTGACGGCAAAAGAGGAAGAGGCCATGGGACAAATAGCCTTAAAGGTCCACCGGATTCTGGGGCTTGGTTATTATTCCAGGGTGGATTTCCTCATGGCGGAGAATGGAAGCATGTACTGTCTGGAGGCCAATACATTGCCGGGGATGACGCCTTTCAGCCTTCTTCCCCAGGAAGCTAAGGCCGCCGGAATTTCATATGAAGAATTATGTGAGGACATTGTAAGACATGGAATTACCCTGCAGGTATGCCCTGATGACCAAAAACGTGGGCAGTGA
- a CDS encoding AraC family transcriptional regulator, whose amino-acid sequence MDNYEKRGYLNSDFRLFHLIDTKKQDFEYHYHDFDKIIIFIRGSVTYRIEGCAYKLKPYDIILVRHNDIHKPDIDPSVPYERIIVYLSPGFLLAYRSDSYDLSTCFQKSRELHSHVLRIHSMEKSDLYRTLANLEYACTHDGYAGDLYCQVVFLEFMIQLNRASLANRVQYLPPSTADRRILSIMDYINSHLTEELTVDHIAEACYISRYHLMHLFKTETGYTLFDYITEKRLAMARDLLKTGIPVTEACFGSGFKNYSTFFRAYKKHFHVSPSETAKDYGNI is encoded by the coding sequence ATGGACAACTACGAAAAGCGTGGATATTTAAACAGCGACTTCCGTCTGTTTCATCTGATTGATACAAAAAAACAGGATTTTGAATACCACTATCATGACTTTGACAAAATCATCATCTTCATCCGGGGATCTGTCACCTACCGGATCGAAGGCTGTGCTTATAAACTGAAACCCTATGACATCATTCTGGTCCGCCATAACGATATTCACAAACCTGATATCGATCCGTCAGTGCCCTATGAACGGATCATCGTCTATCTTTCCCCAGGCTTTTTACTGGCTTACCGTTCTGACAGCTATGACCTAAGCACCTGCTTCCAGAAATCAAGAGAACTTCATTCCCATGTCCTGCGGATCCATTCCATGGAGAAAAGCGACTTATACCGCACACTGGCAAATTTAGAATACGCCTGTACCCATGACGGCTATGCCGGAGACTTATACTGTCAGGTGGTCTTTCTGGAATTCATGATCCAGTTAAACAGGGCTTCCCTGGCCAACCGGGTACAATACTTACCTCCTTCTACCGCTGACCGGCGCATTTTAAGCATTATGGACTACATAAACAGCCACTTAACGGAAGAGTTAACCGTAGACCATATTGCGGAGGCCTGTTATATCAGCCGCTATCACCTGATGCACCTGTTTAAGACCGAAACCGGCTATACTCTTTTTGACTATATCACAGAAAAGCGCCTGGCCATGGCAAGAGATCTTTTAAAAACCGGCATACCGGTTACAGAGGCCTGCTTTGGCAGCGGCTTTAAAAACTACTCCACGTTTTTCAGGGCCTATAAAAAGCACTTTCACGTTTCCCCTTCGGAAACTGCAAAAGATTATGGAAATATATAA